From one Takifugu flavidus isolate HTHZ2018 unplaced genomic scaffold, ASM371156v2 ctg218, whole genome shotgun sequence genomic stretch:
- the LOC130519824 gene encoding odorant receptor 131-2-like, which produces MSSPAANASVVIEYRDSVSKAVTKNVIVVVLSISINYVNAGLIQTYHRHQVFYTNPRYILFFHLVVNDMIQVMLTVMLFIISYVLYKINVSFCGVFILLALITTENTPLNLACMALECYIAVCFPLRHGQICTIRRTLLLIGLIWTTSMFSVLPDLFVTLATQPLDFFYSQVFCLRETAFPNPHIIRKRDITYVVYLVIVWLIIFYTYFRIMFTAKTASKDARKARNTIILHGFQVLLCMATYAEPLLKQALLLWFPRNYSDSLFACYIIVQILPRSISPIIYGVRDKTFRRHLTRNLLCRPPRAPEEPAQT; this is translated from the exons ATGAGCTCGCCGGCCGCCAACGCTTCCGTGGTGATTGAGTATCGAGACTCTGTCAGCAAAGCTGTGACCAAAAATGTGATTGTTGTGGTTCTCAGCATCTCCATCAACTACGTGAATGCTGGACTCATTCAGACGTACCACAGACACCAG GTCTTCTACACCAATCCTCGTTACATCCTGTTTTTTCACCTGGTGGTCAATGACATGATCCAGGTGATGCTGACGGTgatgctcttcatcatcagctaCGTCCTCTACAAGATCAACGTGTCCTTCTGCGGCGTCTTCATCCTGCTGGCTCTCATCACCACCGAGAACACGCCTCTGAACCTGGCCTGCATGGCCTTGGAGTGCTACATCGCCGTCTGCTTCCCGCTTCGCCACGGGCAGATCTGCACCATCAGGAGGACGTTGCTGCTGATCGGTCTCATCTGGACCACCAGCATGTTTTCCGTCCTTCCTGATCTCTTTGTCACGTTGGCCACGCAGCCGCTGGACTTCTTCTATTCTCAGGTGTTCTGTCTGCGGGAAACCGCCTTCCCAAACCCGCACATCATCAGGAAGAGGGACATCACCTACGTGGTCTACCTGGTCATTGTCTGGCTCATCATCTTCTACACCTATTTCAGAATTATGTTCACGGCTAAGACGGCCAGCAAAGATGCCAGGAAGGCCAGAAACACCATCATTCTCCACGGtttccaggtgctgctgtgCATGGCAACGTACGCAGAGCCTCTCCTCAAacaggctctgctgctctggttccCCAGGAATTACTCGGATTCTCTGTTTGCCTGTTACATTATTGTGCAGATTCTGCCTCGGTCCATCAGCCCCATCATCTACGGCGTACGAGACAAGACCTTCAGGAGGCACCTGACCAGGAACCTCCTGTGTAGGCCCCCGAGGGCCCCAGAGGAGCCTGCTCAGACATGA